Proteins from a single region of Bos indicus x Bos taurus breed Angus x Brahman F1 hybrid chromosome 29, Bos_hybrid_MaternalHap_v2.0, whole genome shotgun sequence:
- the LOC113886531 gene encoding olfactory receptor 151-like has translation MAAENQSTVTEFILGGLTNRPEFQLPLFFLFLGIYLVTMVGNLAMITLICLNAQLHTPMYYFLSNLSLVDLCYSSVITPKMLVNFVSGKNTISYAGCMAQLYFFLVFVIAECYMLTVMAYDRYVAIYRPLLYNIIMSHRVCSLLVVGVYAMGLIGSTIETGLMLKLSYCDFLISHYFCEILTLMTLSCSSTYDIEMTTFFLAGFNIVVTSLTVLVSYAFIISSILHITSTEGQSKAFSTCSSHLAAVGLFYGSSSFMYLKPSTASSLAQENVASMFYTTVIPMLNPLIYSLRNKEVRAAIQKTLR, from the coding sequence ATGGCTGCAGAAAACCAATCCACAGTGACAGAGTTCATTCTTGGAGGTTTAACAAATCGGCCAGAGTTCCagctccctctcttcttcctcttccttgggATTTACTTGGTCACCATGGTAGGGAACCTGGCCATGATAACCCTGATTTGTCTGAACGCTCAGcttcacacccccatgtactattTCCTCAGCAACCTGTCCTTGGTGGATCTCTGCTACTCCTCTGTCATTACCCCTAAGATGCTGGTGAACTTTGTGTCAGGGAAGAACACCATCTCCTATGCAGGGTGCATGGCCCAGCTCTACTTCTTCCTGGTGTTTGTCATTGCTGAGTGTTACATGCTgacagtgatggcctatgaccgctatgttgcCATCTACAGACCTTTGCTTTACAACATCATCATGTCTCATCGAGTCTGCTCCCTGCTGGTGGTTGGGGTCTATGCCATGGGGCTCATTGGCTCAACTATAGAGACTGGTCTCATGTTGAAGCTGTCCTATTGTGATTTTCTCATCAGTCATTACTTCTGTGAAATCCTCACCCTCATGACACTCTCTTGCTCTAGCACCTATGACATTGAGATGACAACTTTCTTTTTGGCTGGATTCAACATTGTAGTCACCAGCTTAACAGTCCTTGTTTCCTATGCCTTCATCATCTCCAGCATTCTCCATATCACCTCCACAGAGGGACAATCCAAAGCCTTCAGCACCTGCAGCTCCCATCTTGCAGCTGTGGGATTATTTTATGGGTCTTCTTCCTTCATGTACTTAAAACCCTCCACAGCCAGTTCCCTGGCCCAGGAGAATGTGGCCTCCATGTTCTACACCACAGTGATCCCTATGCTGAACCCTCTGATCTACAGCTTGAGAAATAAGGAGGTAAGGGCTGCCATCCAGAAAACTCTGAGGTGA